The DNA sequence TTTAAATCTTTTTAGTACTTTTGGTTCATAATGTTTCTGGTTAAATAGATATTCTTTAACAGTTAGATTAGCAAAATATTCCTCATTTGTAAGTAAATAAACTTTTGAAGCTATATTATCTATTTGTTCGATATTTGTATTATTAATTAAAACTTGACCACTTTCTGAACTAACAAGATTACAAATTAGTTTACAAAGTAAACTTTTACCTGAACCATTTTTACCAATTATTATTACATTTTTATCAATTAATAAATTATGTATTTTAAGTTTGTTCTTACCCATAAATTTAACTGTAATATCTCTTATTAAAATTCTGTTTATTTTCTGATTTAAATAATTTTTACTTACTTTGTTATTGTCTAACACTTCACTAAAGACACCAAATTTGAATAAACTATTTTTATAATCAATATAATCACTTAAAATTACACAAGTACTTTTTATAGGGTTAAAAATGAAATTTGAACATGTTATAAAAAAGATTAGTTCATTTAAGTTCACTTTATTATTTCATAATTGAATAACACCAATTAAAATTAATAAAAGCGGAAAAACAATATTTAAATATTCCGATAAATCCAAGATATGATTATTTGAATCATTTATTTTATTTTGACTTTTAATAAGTTTATCAATACTTTGACTTTCCTTAGTTAACATAAAATTTTTAAATTCATCTGTAGAACTATTTCTCAATAAGTTAGCAAGATCATCTTGTAAAGTTGCTTCAGAAATTAAAATTTCATTAAAATTAGCTTTATTTTTATATTGATAAACATAAATAATTATTGAAATAACTAGGTAGACAAAAGCAAAAATTAAAATGCTAATTAGAAGTATATTATTTATAAAAAATAAAAATATACTTAAAAATAGGATAGAAATAACGTTAATAAATATTTCTGCAAAGAATTGTTGTTCAAATTTCAATATTGTTATATAAGAGTTAATTTTGTCGTTTATTTCTTGGCTAGAATATTTAAATTTAATATTTTTGTCATTAAAAAATAAATACTTTCAAACTTGGCTGCGCTTCTGTTTAAATTTTTCAAGAATTGCTCTATTGAGTAAATTAAAACTAATTCTTTTAATTAAAAATGAGATGAAAACCAGTCAGCTGTACAGTAAAAAAATTAAACATAAATTCACTAAATCATAGTTTTGTGTAAATTCTGAGATAAAAACTTTACTTAAAAATGGAATTATAAAAATCACTAGCGTTGAAATAACTCTAAAAAATAAATAAGTTAAATTTATGTTGTAAACAAATTCTTTTTTATTTAAAATATTACTTTTTACATTATTTTTTATAGGATAAAAATTAAGTACTAATCCTAAAAATTTATTTTTAAATTCACTTTCTTTTACCTTTACATTACCTTTAATTGGGTCAAAATAGTAAACTAAATTACTCTTAATTTTCTTAAGAATTACCATATGTTGAATTTCTCCATCGCTAATAATTATAGAAAGAGGTAATTCATCTTTATTTATAGATTTAAGTTGATCAAAATTGCAATTAAACACTTCAAAAGCAATATTAGCAAAACGTGCAACTCTTTCAAGTTCGCTTAAAGTAATCCCGCTTTGTGAATAATGAACCATGTTTTTTAGTTTAATTAAATCAAGTTTCTTCCTAAAAAATTTTTTGTAAAAATATTCTAAGTTAACTAAGGCACAGTCTTTAGGGTCTATTTGTTTCATCTCACCAATATATGTTATAATAATAAAACTGTTAGAAAAAGTGTACTAAAAAGGTAAAATAAGGGGAAAATATGAAAAAAATTGTTGCACTTGCTAGTGATCATGCCGGCTTTGAACTTAAAGAAGGTCTTAAAAAATATGTTCAAAGTTTAGGTTATGATACAATTGATTTAGGACCTGATAATGATAAAAATCCAGTATCATATGCTGAAAAAGGAAAAGAATTAGCTGAATATGTTGACAGTAGAAAACCAGATTTTGGAATTGCCGTTTGTGGAACTGGATTAGGAATTTCATATGCGTTAAACCGTCATTTACACATTAGAGCAGCTAGAGTTGTAAGTAAAGAAGATGCAAAATTAGCAAAATTACATAATAATGCTAATGTGTTATGTTTTGGTGGTCGTCAAGTAAAACTAAAAGATGCTGAAGCTATGGTGGATGAATTTATTAACACTGAATTTGAGGGTGGAAGACATCAATCAAGAATTGATGAATTAGATAACTAATTGGCTTCGGTCAATTTTTTTGTACTTTTTTTCTTTTTTAGTACATCTTTATTATTTATGACATCTACTAGTGAACATAAATTAAATTTAATGAGGAAATATGAAACAAAAAAGAATTACAAATAAAACTAAAATAAGTGTAAGCACTTTATGTACCGCTGCAGTTTTAGCTGCTACACTAATTCCGCTTAGTGTGAAATATTGTTCTGCGGTTAAAACAATTGAACAAAAGGATGAAGAAATTAGATTACTGAAATTAAAAATTTCTAATTTAACTAGTGAAAAAGAAAAGTTAATTGAAGAAAAAGAACAATTAACTACTGAGTTAAATAACTTAAACACTTTATACAATAAACTTAAAGAAAATTATGAAAAAACTTTAGGTAATTTTAAAAGTATTACAAATAGTATTTTAGAGAGAAATAATAATTATGAAACAATGCTAGAAAATTACTATAAGAGTTTAAATAACCCTGATACTAATATTGAAAATGAAATTGAAGAAACAGTCGATTTTGAACTTGAATTAGAGAAAATGCGTCAAGGAATTAAAGATAAAGTCAGTGAATATGTAAGATGTATTGAAAGTAAAATTAGTGAATTAGAAACTAATAATAGTACAATTTTTACTCAAAATGAGTTAAGTAAGTACATTAATCGACTTAAAGAGATTAAAGATTTTGGATTTAATCTCTCACTTGAAAACGCTGAAGAAATTGCTAGTGGAGTAAAATGAATATCTCAATCTGAAAAAGAATTGAATAATGTTTTAAGTCAGATTAATACTCTTTATGCATCAAAAATTGCTGAATTAGAAGAGATTATTACTCAAAAAGATGAAATTATTGAAAATAGTTTTAATACTGCAAAAAATATGGTGGAACAAGCTATTAATTTAACTAAAAATCAAATTGATTATTTAGAAACATTAAAAGAAATAGCATATAAATTTGTTAATCGAGATTATAGTAGTTATAGTACAGAAGAATTTGCTAATAGTATGCGTAATGAAGCATATTCACTAATTAATGAAATTAATGACTATTCTAATAAAGCGTTAAGAACTTTAGATGAAGCAAAAAGTGATTATGAAAAAGCAATTAAAACTAAAAATATTGATGATTTTAGTACTATTAATATTGAAAGTTTTCCTATTAAAAACAAAACTTTTACTAAGTTAATTGAAGCATTAAATAATAGAGATTATGAAGCACTTTTCAATAAAAACCTTGAAAATTGAACAAATTATAATAATGAAGTAGCTAAATATAAACAAGCTATGGATGAAAATGCTGAATTACAAGCAAAAATTCAAGCTGCTAATAATCAAATTGATACCTTAAACAGTGAATTAAATACTGCTAAAGAAAATATAACTAATTTAGAAAGTTTAATTCAAAATAATTTTAATGATACTTTAATTCACACTAAGGAACTTTTAAGCAATTTAATTTCTAGTTTAGAACAAGAAAATTTAGATGAATTAAATGAAGTAGCACAAAATTTACATACTCAATTAGATATTTTAAATCAGTTAATAAGTGAAAGTATTGATAGTGAAAATGTAAGTGAAAATCAGACTAAACTTTATAGTGCAATTGATGCAATACAAAATATTATTGAAACTTATAAAAATATTCGTGTTTTACCACTAGAAGCAATCGTAATTAATTTAGCACAAAAAATTAGTGAATTAAATACTGAAATTGATGAGTTAACAAATAAGTTAAATACTGTAAATACTGAATTAAATAGTTTAAGTTTAGAAAACAGTGAAAATAAAGAGAGAATTAGTGAATTAACCTTAATTAAGGAAACTTTAGAACAAAATTTAAGTTTAAAAATTGCTGAATTAGAAACTAAAACTAATGAATTTAAAACTGAAGAAGCAAATTATCAAAAACAAATTGCAGAAAAAGACTTAAGAATTAAGGATTTAGAAAGACAACTAAGAGAACAGGGTGGTTCAAATAGTCAATTAGAAGCAGAAATTGAAAGTCTAAAAAGAGATAAAAGTAATTTAAGCTCACAAGTAAGTAGTTTAAACAGTCAATTAAGCACTGTAAAAAATGAAAGAGATAGGTTAAAGAATGAATTAGCTAGTGCGAATAGTGCGATTGCTCAAAAGGAAGCAAAAATTGTACAACTTGAAAAAGATGTAGAATACTATAAAAATAAACCACAGATTAATCCTGATAAACCTACTCCACCTGCTCCATTACCTGAACCTGTAAAAACTCCAAACAAAAAATCAGATATTTCAATGACCAACGGAAATAGAAATCCAATGATAATCGGGGATATTAATTGAAATGAATTTAGGAGTGTATATTTAGGAAGTAATAGCTATTCATTATTAGATAAAGCTTTACCTAATAACTTAAATAATGAAGAGATTTTATTTACTTATGGTATTACTCAAAATAAAGAAGATTTTACAAATATTGATTGAGAAAAATATGATTTAAAAATAAGTTATGCAGTTAATGGTATATCAAAAAATTCAACAATTAACTTTAAAAATTTTACAACTACTACTCCAATTAAAATCGAGTTAAATTCAACAAGCAATATATCTCATTATTTAGGTAAGATAGAGAATAAAACACTTAGTCGATACCATGGAACTTGAACAACTGTTCAAGCTGGTTCGATATCATTGAATACAGAAAGTGTTGTTAAAAGTATCTTAGAAGTTTCATATAACAATAATTTAACTAATCCATTCACTTTTACACTCAAAAATGATGTAAAATCCAAATATGTTTTAAGTTCAGGAGATATCCAACATATGAAAGATATTGAAAAATTCGAAAGTGGAAGTAAAGTTGAAAAATATTACATTTCGACAAATAAAGATGCAAGAGTAAAAAACGCTGACTCTATAGAAATTTTAAGCGTGGAATTAATAACAAAATAAGTAGCATTTGCTACTTTTTATTTATTTTTTACCCTTCATATTATCTATATAATAAATTTTATTAATAAAATTTATTATATACCACTAATATATGATATAATATTAATATGAAGAAGTTTAAATTTATATTAGGTTCATTTTCTGCATCTTTATTACCAGTTATTTCGGTATCGTGTTTTAATTCTAATGAAGTTAAAGAAACTCCTAAAAAAATAATTAACAAGCAAGAGCTATTTTCTCAATATCAAAATATCCCTAGTGCTATTAAGGAAGTTTTAGATGTTAATACTTCAAAAGAAAACTTAAAAACACTAGATGAAAAATATAATCTTATTAACAATAGAAAATTTGAAATTGAAAATGGGATAAGTCTTTTTGAGTTAAATATTGAAAATTCTTTTAAAATTATTTACCAAAACTTGTTAAATGAAAAAATTACTGATTTAACTAAATTAGACAGTGCATTACAAAATGCTAATAATCTTTTAAGCAAATTAAGAACTAATATAAACTTCAAAATTGAAAATAGTTTTAAACACTTAACTAATCTAAATAATAACTTCTCAACTAATTTAATCAAAAAAATTAAACAACTCCAAGATAACTACACTAATGAACAAACTAGTTTAATTTTTCATCAATTTTCTCAATTAAAGAACAGTATCTTACAATTAGAAAAGAAATTTATTGAATTATCAAAAGATTATGATGATTTAATACTCTTTAAACAGTTAAACACTAAAGACTTCTATGATTTAGTTAGTGAAAATTTTACTGTTGATATTGACGCATTAAATAATTATGAAATACAAATTGCTAAAGCACAAATCCAAAAATATATTGATTACTTTAAAAAGGTTGATTTTTTTCCTTTAATTATTGAACGACTTACTTACTTTAGAGATAATTTTGATAATGGTAAAGGAAATTATAAAGGACAATGATTTATCACTAAAGATAAAAGATATACCTTAAATCCAGGTAGTCAAGAAAATATCAAATGACGCTTACCATATATGCGTGATGAACGTTATGGACTAATTAAATTAACTAAAGAATATATTATTGACTGACTTAAAAGTTATGATAAATGACTTTGAGTAATTAATGATGAAACTAAAATTGAAGATATTAATTTAGATAAAGTTAAAATGTTTAATCATTATAAAGACTTTAAAGATAGCTATATTGCTGAAACTTTTAAAGATTACGAAAATTTTAATATTAATGTATTAAGATGAAAATATGACTATTTTAAATCAAAATTTGAATTAGAAAAGCAATTTAATAAACTTGCTGAAATTTATGGAAAAAATAATTTTGAAATAAATAATCAAAATTCATTATTTAATTTCCTCGAAAATCCTTTAATTCCTGCTAAGTTTAATTTAGGTAGTTATATGAACTATAACTTTATTAATAAAAAATCAAAATATGAATTCGCAAGTTCGGTGTATTATGATTTTCTTACTGAAACTCCGAATTTCTTTTCGAATTTTTACCAAAATCCAAATGGTAGTTTAAAAATAAAAAGTAATGGAATAACTAAAGAAAGTAATGAAAGTTTTGATTTTCCTAAACCATTAAAATTAAATAATAATAATGATGCTGATTTTTCAATAAGAGAAGAAGACAACAAACCACAACTAAAACAATGATTGCAAAATTGAATTACCTTTTTACCAAAATATATTTCTAAAAATTGAGATACTAAACAAATTATTAAAGCTTTATCGTTCTTTATAACTTCTAATGTAAATTATATGTTCAATAATTTTGAATATCCTTTCAATACAGACGGTAATGATTTTATGAACCCCACTTCCCTTTTTGAAACTGATAGAACACTTCAATGCTATGGATACTCTCAAAATCTTAGTATGTCGCTCTCACTGCTTAATATTCCAGTAAGAATAATGCTAGGTACAATTTATAATAATAAAGAAAACCAACTTGTAAGTAGCGGGCAACACGCTTGAAATGAAGTATTTGTAGATAACAAATGAGTAAGTGTTGATTTAACTTTTGCTGATTATCAAGATGCTTATAGTTTATTCAAGAGCGAACTTGATGAAAAAGAAATTTTTTTAGACCGTGATAGTGGAACTCGTACAATGTTCAGACTTGACTATACTTCATATATAACAACAATTATTAAGTATCTAAATAAAGATGAAAATGGTAATTATGTGCACAATTATATTGAATTACCAACTCATTATAGTAGTGAGCCTGAAAATGAACTTAAATGAGAAAATATGCTTCCACTTTTAAGAGAGCAATACAAGCAAGTAATAGAATAAGGAGAAAATATGATAAAACAAGTATGAAGTTTAACGCGTCAAGGATATAAACATTGAAAAAGTCTTAAAACTGTTTCGTATAAATATAATGGACAACCTATTACTCCTTACCACAATCCATATAGTAATAACCGTCCATTAGTTGTATTTTATTCTGGGGATGACGTATATTATCTTACTTGCAGAAGTGTAGAAGATAAAATTAAAAAAGATAATGAAGTAGAAATATTCAATAATAAAACACAAGAAAAATCATATGTTGAAACAAATAATATTCATATAATGAAAAAAGATGATTTCTTTAAGATTTTTAATAAAAATAAGGTGCAAATATTAGAAGATATCGATGGTGCTGTAAGTATATTAAGAAATCTAAGAGAAAATTTAGATAATGAGAATATTCAAATAACAAAACTTGAATTAAATTCAGATTGAACTATTAAAAATATGGATATAAACAATAAATTAGAAGCATTCCAATATTTAGCTCACGCTGATAATTTGTTTTACAATATTGGTAAATTTGGAACTATGAGATTGTTTGAATATGGTAGAAAATTTGATAATGAAAAATGATTACAACAGGTATCTAAAAATTACATACCACTTAAAGAGTTTAAAACTTGAGATTTAGAAAAATGTATGGACTTCTTACATAACTCAGATAAAACTAAACGTTATGAACAACAAGAAGAAGATGAAAGATGAAGTAATGATACTTGAGATTATGAAGCTCAATTCGGAGAATATCATAGACATAGAAAAATGTATGGACTTCTTACATAACTCAGATAAAACTAAACGTTATGAACAACAAGAAGAAGATGAAAGATGAAGTAATGATACTTGAGATTATGAAGCTCAATTCGGAGAATATCATAGACAGGAAGAATTAGAATACCAAAAGAAAAAACAAGAAGAAAACAAGAAAAAAGAAGATGACTTAGCACTATCTATGTAATGCTTTTGTTGAATTATATTAGAATGAGTTAAAAACAAATCAAACTAGTTCAAATGATGCAATTATAAAAAAGAAAAAAGAGTTGGAGAAAATATGATAAAACAAGTATGAAGTTTAACAAGAGAAGCTAAGAAGAATTGGGGTAAAATAGAAAGTGTTTCATATGATTATAATGGTAATATAATTACTCCATATCCGTATTCATTAAATAACAATCGACCACTTGTTGTGTTTTATGCAGGAGAAAATGTTTATTATTTAACTTGTCGTAGTTTCAAAGTTAATAGAAGCATAAAAGAAAACGAAGTTTTACTAAAAAATATTAATACTAATAATTACTCACTCGTTGAAACTAATAATGTTCATATTATGAATAAAGATGAATTTTTTAGTATCTATGATAAAAATGAAATTTCTTCGCTTAACGATTTTACTATTGATGAATTAAAAACTTTACTTACTGAAATTAGAGAAAATTTGGATAAAGGAACATTAGCAATTCAAAAATTAACTGTTGATGAAAATTGAAATATTAAGCACTCTAAATTAACTAATAAAGTTGAAGCTTTTAGATTTTTAACTCATATGGATATTTTACTCAACAATATATTACTAGGTTTCACTGATGAATATTTTAAAAAATATATTGCTAATTGAGATGATGAACAATGACTTATCGATTATCACGATGGATATTTGAGTTATAGGACTATTGAAAATTGAAGTTTGAATGAGTGTAAGGAATATTTAGAAATTAGAGATTTTGAAAAAAGAACTGTTAATACTAATGAACATAGACTATATTGATTTAGTCCTTGAGATTATGAAAATGAACAAGCAAAATACAAAAAGAAATTAGAAAAGCAATTGCAAAAAGAAAAAGAACAAAACAAGAATAAAGAAGATGACTTAGCACTATCTATGTAGTGCTTTTTTATATGAAAAAAGTAGATGATAAACATCTACTCTAGAGAAATATATTATTTATCTTGGATAGCTTCAAATCCAGGGAGTTTAACACCTTGAAGTAATTCAAGTGAAGCTCCACCACCTGTTGAAACGTGTGAGAATTTATCTTCCATACCTAATTTTTGTACGGCAGCAACTGAATCACCACCACCAACTACTGAGTAACAATTTTCAAGTTTACTAATAGCACGACAAACTTCTAAAGTACCCTCTTTGAAGTTATCAAATTCTGTAACTCCCATAGGTCCGTTTCAAACAACTGTTTTAGCTCCGATTAATTCTTTAGCAAATAATTCTTTTGATTTAGGTCCAAGGTCTAATCCCATGTATCCATCTTTAATATCGATATCTGAAACAATACCATGAACATCTTTGAATTCATCAGCAACTAAATGATCAACTGGAAGAACAACTTTAGAAGCATATTTATCTAAGAATTCTTTAGCTAATTCTAATCTATCATCTTCAACTAAACTTGTTCCAATTGTGTGTCCTTGAGCTTTTAAGAACGTGTAAGCCATTCCACCACCGATAATCATTTTATCAGCAATTTTTACTAAGTTTTCTAACACTTGAATTTTGTCAGAAACTTTAGCTCCACCAATAATAGCAACATATGGGTGTTCAGGATTTTCAATAGCTTTACTTAATGCGCTAACTTCTTTTTCCATTAAGTATCCTAAAGCATTTTCAGCAATATTTGAACTAATTCCTACGTTAGAAGCATGTGCACGGTGAGCGGTACCGAAAGCATCATTAACAAATACATCACCAAGTGAAGCTCAGTATTTTCCTAATTCTGGACTATTTTTACTTTCAGCTTTACCATTTAAGTATTCATAACGAGTATTTTGCATTAATAATACTTCACCATCTTTCATATTATTAATTGCTTGTTCTAATTCAACACCTCTTGTTGCATTAACAAATGTAACAGCTTGTCCAAGTTGTTTAGCTAATTCATTTGCAACTGGTTCAAGGTTTCTTTTAGCTAAGTCAGCTTCTTCTTTAACTTTTCCTAAGTGTGAAAGAAGAATGGCTTTTCCGCCATCGTTAACAATTTTTTTAATTGTTGGAAGAGCAGCTGTAATACGTTTTGTAGAAGTAATAACACCATCTTTAATAGGAACGTTAAAGTCAACACGAACTAAAACTTTTTTTCCTTTTAATTTTAAATCATCAATAGTTTTTTTCATTTTTCACTCCAATCATTTTATTCTAATAAATTATATATTTAATTAAATAAAAACAGTTGATATTAATACTAAGAAAATAAATATATAAAAAACAATACCATAATCTTATTTACATAAAATTTATTTGTTATCCTAAAAAATAAATTGATATATAATAAATCTATGTTTAAGAAAGCTATAAAAAGTGCCAAAAGCCACATTCAACGTGGAAACATGTTTATGTTGGCTATTGGTCTATTATTAGGAACAGTATTCGGGGCTGTTGTTAGTTCTTTAGCTAACGACATCATTATGTCATATATTTCAACAAACATTCTTAAATACAATAATTTAGATGACTATGTTGTTTCAGGAATGAAAGTTGGAAAATTCTTAGGAGTATTACTTAACTTCATTATTGTTACTGTATTCATCTTTGTTGTTTTAGTAATCTACTACTTAATTTACAACTTTAAAAAAGCTAAACTTGAAAAGGCTAAAGTTGCTGAAGCACCTGCACCTAAAGTTCCTACAACAGAAGAATTAATTCTTGCTGAATTAAAAGAATTAAACCAAAACTTAAAAAAATAGAGGGAGAATATAACAAGGAGTAATCCTTGTTTTTTCATATTTTCAGAACTTCTTAAAAGTTAAAAGATTTTCTAGTTTATTTTTATTTAATATTTCTTATTTTTTGATTTTGCGGGTATTTTTTTGCGTTTCCCACTTAGTAGCATAAATAAAAAACTATCAAATAATTTTAATGTTTGGTAGTTATTTTTTAATTTCGCTAAAAATGTGTTTTATGAGATTGAAATCATCTCACGATTGTTCAGTGATTGAATTTTTAATTTCTAAGCTTTCTATTAATTTTCCATCATAATATCTTTCTGCTTCTTTAACATCTTTCATAATAGAAGTTATTTTTTCTACTGTGAATCTATCTTTTTCTGAAAGTCTAGTATGCTTGTTAACTTGATAAACTAAAAACTTAATCATAACTAAACTTAGAAACGAAAGACAAATATAACCCTTAATATGATTTCAACTTGAAAGATACATTGGTCTTAAAGATAAATTACCTTTTAGAACTCTAAAATTCTCTTCTGCTTGTCATTGTTTTGTATATAATGAAACAATTTCAGTTTCTTCTAAATCAAATCTGTTTGTTTCATAAATATAGTATCCATCATATTTTTGATCTTCTTCAATTTTTTCGGTATCAAGAACATAGTAAGCTTTATTTTCAACAGCTTTGAAGAATCTATATTTCTTATTTGCAGCCATATCTTCAAAAGAAACTTTTCCTTCTTTGTTTGCTATTTTATTGAAATTGTCAATTAATTGTTCACGATCTTTTTTATCTTTTGATGCTCTTTTTTGACTAAAAGTAATTATTTGTTTTCTGTAATTGCCATTATTTCTTCCTTTTTTATAAGTTGAAATAATTTCTCTACTCTTAATTAGCATTCCATTTTCAGATCTATAATCTTCGTCATTAATAACGTATTCCTTGAATGCTTTACTTGAAGATTTTAATCTATAAGAAATAACATAATTCAATTTTTTATCTTCTAAAAATCTTATATTTTTATTTACACTCATTCCTTTGTCAGCAATTATTGTTACATTTTTTATTTCATAAGTTTTTAATAAATCTAGAACAAAAGGTATGAAAGTTTTAGAATCTGCAGTATTTCCTGGGAATACTTTGTAATGAACTGGAATTCCATTAGAATCTGTCGCTAATCCAATAACAATTTGATCTTCTTTGAACTTACCATCTTTTGAAAATCCGGGTTTTTTATAACCTTTTCTATCAAAAGTTTCAAAGTATGATGTAGTAGAATCGTATCAGACAATAGAAATATCTCTTTTATAATTTTCGATAATTTTTTTGTTAACGTTTTTGAGAATTTGATTTTGATTTATTGCTAAATAATCAAGTGATCTGTAAAAAGAATTCTTCTTAAAACTATTTATATTATGTTTTAATGACTCTTTATACGTTGCAAATACACTTATTGGATTTGTGATTTTTTGGTAAATTTGCTGAACAACAATTGAATTTACACTTATTGACTTTGTCTCAGTACAATTTTCAAATATATTAAAGTAATTTACCATATCTTGTATAAGTTCAAGACCTTTGTATCTTTCGTAAATTTCAGGTTTTTTAATAATTTTTTGTTTTATTTTTTTATCAATTATTTCAATTATTTTTTCTTTTGTTCAACTTAGTGGTATTTCTCTAATAATTTCTTGGATTATTTTAATTGAATTTGGTTGATAAGAATCAAATTCTTCTTCATATCCAATACCAAATCTGGTTTCATAACCTGCAGAATCTAATTTTCTATATCCAATCGAAATATATGTTCCTTTATTTCTTTTTGATCGAGAAATAATTCAGTTTCTTTTATTAGTCTTTTTCATACACATATTATACCATATTAGTAGCATAATAGTATTATTTTTTATATTTATTTCATAAATATAAGTGAAAAAAATTACCACATTTATCATGCTAAGTGGGAAACACAGGATACTGGCAAAATCATCTCTGAATAAGTATATAAAAATGGAATACCAGAATAGTTAAAATTTAATTAAATGATGTGTCAGAAGTTGCTTTCTACCCATTTTTTATTTCTGCTACTAAGTGGGAAACCCAGGAAGATTAAACATATTCTATTTTTGTTCCGGGTTTCCAAGTTAGCATGATAAATGTGGGACAAATTCTAAAACAAAAAATAACACAATTTCTTGTGTTATTCTGTTACATTATTTTCTTAATTTGAAATAGAAGTTAATAATACCGGTATTGTAAACAAAAGCTTGTTGCATTCTGTTAGTTCAGTTTTTATTACCATCTTTAATATATAAGAATCCATTACGGTAGTTGAAGTCTTTATCATTTTGACTGGCATCAATTGTTTCATCAATATCTAAGATAACTACTTTGTCGGTAAACTTAAGTTCGGTAGTTCAAT is a window from the Mycoplasma anserisalpingitidis genome containing:
- a CDS encoding phosphoglycerate kinase, translated to MKKTIDDLKLKGKKVLVRVDFNVPIKDGVITSTKRITAALPTIKKIVNDGGKAILLSHLGKVKEEADLAKRNLEPVANELAKQLGQAVTFVNATRGVELEQAINNMKDGEVLLMQNTRYEYLNGKAESKNSPELGKYWASLGDVFVNDAFGTAHRAHASNVGISSNIAENALGYLMEKEVSALSKAIENPEHPYVAIIGGAKVSDKIQVLENLVKIADKMIIGGGMAYTFLKAQGHTIGTSLVEDDRLELAKEFLDKYASKVVLPVDHLVADEFKDVHGIVSDIDIKDGYMGLDLGPKSKELFAKELIGAKTVVWNGPMGVTEFDNFKEGTLEVCRAISKLENCYSVVGGGDSVAAVQKLGMEDKFSHVSTGGGASLELLQGVKLPGFEAIQDK
- a CDS encoding MscL family protein, with amino-acid sequence MFKKAIKSAKSHIQRGNMFMLAIGLLLGTVFGAVVSSLANDIIMSYISTNILKYNNLDDYVVSGMKVGKFLGVLLNFIIVTVFIFVVLVIYYLIYNFKKAKLEKAKVAEAPAPKVPTTEELILAELKELNQNLKK
- a CDS encoding IS1634 family transposase, whose product is MKKTNKRNWIISRSKRNKGTYISIGYRKLDSAGYETRFGIGYEEEFDSYQPNSIKIIQEIIREIPLSWTKEKIIEIIDKKIKQKIIKKPEIYERYKGLELIQDMVNYFNIFENCTETKSISVNSIVVQQIYQKITNPISVFATYKESLKHNINSFKKNSFYRSLDYLAINQNQILKNVNKKIIENYKRDISIVWYDSTTSYFETFDRKGYKKPGFSKDGKFKEDQIVIGLATDSNGIPVHYKVFPGNTADSKTFIPFVLDLLKTYEIKNVTIIADKGMSVNKNIRFLEDKKLNYVISYRLKSSSKAFKEYVINDEDYRSENGMLIKSREIISTYKKGRNNGNYRKQIITFSQKRASKDKKDREQLIDNFNKIANKEGKVSFEDMAANKKYRFFKAVENKAYYVLDTEKIEEDQKYDGYYIYETNRFDLEETEIVSLYTKQWQAEENFRVLKGNLSLRPMYLSSWNHIKGYICLSFLSLVMIKFLVYQVNKHTRLSEKDRFTVEKITSIMKDVKEAERYYDGKLIESLEIKNSITEQSWDDFNLIKHIFSEIKK